One window of the Bradyrhizobium sp. NP1 genome contains the following:
- the ada gene encoding bifunctional DNA-binding transcriptional regulator/O6-methylguanine-DNA methyltransferase Ada has protein sequence MDMNLRKIEKMTPLSVAADPRWARVLARDRTADGEFWYSVATTRVYCRPSCPSRTANPKNVQLHDTLESAKATGFRPCRRCNPNGLSIEAENAALVVKACRLVEEREEEPSLEELADAVCLSPSYFHRMFKAATGLTPKGYAAANRANKVRESLISGNRVTEAIYDAGFNSSGRFYEKSTGMLGMTPSQYRAGGANEEIKFAIGQTVLGAILVASSTKGVAAILLGDDAEALLRDLQDRFPKARLIGADREYEAVVARIVGFVEAPELGLDLPLDVRGTAFQQRVWQALQEIPVGTTVTYAELAQRIGSSKSVRAVAGACAANKLAVAIPCHRVIRTDGSVSGYAWGVERKRALLDREGSQKVQVPARQS, from the coding sequence ATGGACATGAACCTCAGAAAGATCGAGAAAATGACACCGCTCTCCGTCGCGGCCGACCCGCGATGGGCTCGGGTTCTCGCACGCGACAGGACGGCGGATGGCGAGTTCTGGTATTCGGTTGCGACGACCAGAGTCTACTGCCGGCCTTCATGTCCTTCGCGCACCGCGAATCCCAAGAATGTTCAGTTGCATGACACTCTGGAAAGCGCCAAGGCAACCGGTTTTCGGCCCTGCCGGCGCTGCAATCCGAACGGGCTGTCGATCGAGGCAGAGAACGCTGCACTTGTTGTCAAAGCGTGCCGTCTTGTCGAAGAGCGGGAAGAAGAGCCTTCGCTCGAAGAGTTGGCTGACGCGGTCTGCTTGAGCCCCAGCTACTTCCACCGCATGTTCAAAGCGGCGACCGGCCTGACACCCAAGGGCTATGCCGCCGCCAACCGCGCCAACAAGGTTCGCGAAAGTCTCATCTCGGGAAACAGGGTTACAGAGGCGATCTATGACGCCGGGTTCAATTCAAGCGGCCGTTTCTACGAAAAATCCACCGGCATGCTCGGCATGACGCCATCGCAATACCGCGCAGGCGGCGCGAATGAGGAGATCAAGTTCGCGATCGGCCAGACCGTCCTGGGCGCCATACTTGTCGCGTCGAGCACGAAGGGTGTTGCCGCGATCCTTTTGGGCGATGATGCGGAGGCGCTGCTCCGCGATCTGCAGGACCGCTTCCCAAAAGCCCGCCTGATTGGTGCCGACCGGGAATACGAGGCTGTAGTCGCGCGCATTGTCGGCTTCGTGGAAGCACCGGAACTCGGGCTCGATCTGCCGCTCGATGTCCGGGGCACCGCCTTCCAACAGCGCGTCTGGCAGGCGCTCCAGGAGATTCCCGTCGGTACGACTGTCACCTATGCCGAACTCGCGCAACGCATAGGTTCCTCCAAGTCCGTGCGCGCGGTTGCCGGCGCCTGCGCCGCAAACAAGCTCGCTGTGGCAATTCCCTGCCACCGCGTCATCCGCACGGATGGTTCGGTCTCAGGTTACGCGTGGGGCGTTGAGCGAAAGCGCGCTCTGCTCGATCGGGAGGGATCGCAGAAAGTCCAGGTGCCCGCCCGTCAATCCTGA
- a CDS encoding ester cyclase, whose product MSKEEDNKAVVGRWFTEFWGKTVNLGVINEIAAPDMLLKYSLHEPRRGREDIRAFMTDFRAAFPDLNFWGTADLIAEGDYVVGQWEGGGTHTGPAFRDFLIGGLPAATGRKMHFTGTTVLKVVNGKIVEEIGLDDGVTALTQLGLLKAA is encoded by the coding sequence ATGAGCAAGGAAGAAGATAACAAGGCGGTTGTCGGCCGTTGGTTCACCGAGTTTTGGGGCAAGACCGTCAATCTCGGTGTTATCAACGAGATCGCCGCGCCCGACATGCTATTGAAATATTCGCTGCACGAGCCGCGCCGCGGACGCGAAGACATTCGGGCATTCATGACCGATTTCCGGGCTGCATTCCCCGATCTCAATTTCTGGGGGACGGCCGATCTCATCGCCGAGGGCGACTATGTTGTCGGTCAGTGGGAAGGCGGCGGCACCCACACAGGGCCTGCTTTCAGGGACTTCCTGATCGGCGGTCTGCCGGCCGCAACGGGACGCAAGATGCACTTCACCGGCACCACCGTGCTGAAGGTCGTCAACGGCAAGATCGTTGAGGAGATCGGCCTCGACGATGGCGTCACCGCGCTGACACAGCTCGGGTTGCTGAAGGCTGCGTAA
- the ugpC gene encoding sn-glycerol-3-phosphate ABC transporter ATP-binding protein UgpC, producing MGQVVLKGINKFYDGVHAVKDVNLQIRDKEFLVLVGPSGCGKTTTLRMIAGLEAISSGEISIDGNVVNELAPMDRDIAMVFQNYALYPHMSVYDNMAFGLKMRRFGREEIEKRVREAADILGIGEMLKRKPRQLSGGQRQRVALGRAIVRHPRVFLFDEPLSNLDAKLRVQMRVELKKLHQRLGTTAIYVTHDQVEAMTLGDRVVVMKDGMVQQVGEPLELYNHPANKFVAGFIGSPSMNFAPVTVTEANGSLIAESSGLRITLPDETAGRLRGHIGREVLLGVRPEDLSVADTADSDHSCFDAVIEVVEQLGSEILLDMKVGDEVMVASVEPGVRVKVSDKLRIAMRPSGLHVFDAKTEAAI from the coding sequence ATGGGACAGGTCGTCCTCAAGGGGATCAACAAGTTCTACGACGGCGTGCACGCCGTCAAAGACGTCAATCTGCAGATCCGCGACAAGGAATTCCTGGTGTTGGTCGGACCGTCCGGCTGCGGCAAGACGACGACGCTCAGGATGATTGCCGGGCTCGAAGCGATCAGCTCCGGCGAGATCTCGATCGACGGCAATGTGGTCAACGAACTCGCGCCTATGGACCGCGACATCGCCATGGTGTTCCAGAACTACGCGCTCTACCCGCACATGAGCGTGTACGACAACATGGCATTCGGCTTGAAGATGCGCCGATTCGGAAGAGAAGAGATCGAGAAGCGCGTGCGCGAGGCGGCGGACATCCTCGGCATCGGCGAAATGCTCAAGCGGAAGCCGCGACAGCTTTCAGGTGGCCAGCGCCAACGCGTGGCGTTAGGCCGTGCCATCGTGCGTCACCCGCGCGTGTTTCTGTTCGACGAGCCGCTGTCGAACCTCGACGCCAAGCTCAGGGTGCAGATGCGCGTCGAGCTCAAGAAGCTGCATCAGCGCCTCGGCACCACCGCCATCTACGTGACCCACGATCAGGTCGAGGCCATGACGCTGGGCGACCGGGTCGTCGTTATGAAGGACGGCATGGTGCAGCAGGTTGGGGAGCCGCTCGAACTCTACAACCATCCGGCCAACAAGTTCGTCGCCGGTTTCATCGGTTCGCCGTCGATGAATTTCGCCCCCGTGACTGTAACCGAGGCAAACGGATCCCTGATCGCGGAAAGCTCCGGCTTGCGCATCACGCTGCCGGACGAGACGGCGGGGCGCTTGCGCGGACATATAGGTCGCGAGGTCCTGCTCGGTGTGCGCCCGGAGGACCTCTCCGTGGCTGATACAGCCGATTCCGATCACTCCTGCTTTGATGCTGTGATCGAGGTGGTCGAGCAGCTCGGCTCAGAAATTCTGCTCGATATGAAGGTCGGCGACGAAGTCATGGTCGCGAGCGTCGAGCCTGGCGTCCGGGTGAAGGTAAGCGACAAGCTGCGCATTGCCATGCGTCCGTCCGGGCTTCATGTCTTCGACGCGAAGACTGAGGCGGCAATCTAG
- a CDS encoding carbohydrate ABC transporter permease: MIEGALWRKWVFFYAPMALFLLFLLFPFYWMVITSMRPDGELYRPWNSINYNPFWTWKPTLEHVRYLFEETLFASWLWNTTFIALASTAISLVCGVFAGYALSRLNFPFAGSLGTGIFITYLVPQTLLFIPLAEIVRNYRLGDTPWSLILTYPTFLIPFCTWLMMGYFKAVPKELEECARIDGASRWQAMLYIVIPVAIPGILSAGIFAFTLSWNEFIYALVFLSSPQQKTVPVGVTSELIRGDVFFWGPLMAGALLGSIPVAIVYSFFVEHYVAGLTGSVKG, translated from the coding sequence ATGATCGAGGGCGCGTTGTGGCGAAAGTGGGTCTTCTTCTACGCGCCGATGGCGCTGTTCCTGCTTTTCCTGCTGTTCCCATTCTACTGGATGGTGATCACGTCGATGCGGCCGGACGGCGAGCTTTACCGGCCCTGGAATTCGATCAACTACAATCCGTTCTGGACCTGGAAACCAACCTTGGAGCACGTCAGATACCTGTTCGAGGAGACGCTCTTCGCATCGTGGCTATGGAACACGACCTTCATCGCGCTCGCGTCCACCGCGATCTCGCTCGTCTGCGGCGTTTTCGCCGGCTATGCGCTGTCGCGCCTGAACTTTCCTTTTGCCGGCAGCCTCGGCACCGGCATCTTCATCACCTATCTGGTGCCGCAGACGCTCTTGTTCATTCCGCTGGCCGAGATCGTCCGAAACTATCGGCTGGGTGATACGCCCTGGTCTCTGATTCTGACCTATCCGACCTTTCTCATTCCATTCTGCACCTGGCTGATGATGGGATATTTCAAGGCGGTGCCAAAGGAGCTTGAGGAATGCGCGCGCATCGACGGCGCGTCGCGCTGGCAGGCGATGCTCTACATCGTCATTCCGGTGGCGATTCCCGGCATCCTCTCGGCCGGCATCTTCGCGTTCACGCTGTCCTGGAACGAGTTTATCTACGCGCTTGTCTTCCTGTCCTCGCCTCAGCAGAAGACGGTGCCGGTCGGCGTTACATCGGAGCTGATCCGCGGCGACGTCTTCTTCTGGGGACCGCTGATGGCCGGCGCGCTGCTCGGATCGATCCCGGTTGCCATCGTCTATTCGTTCTTCGTCGAGCACTACGTGGCGGGACTGACCGGATCGGTGAAGGGCTGA
- a CDS encoding sugar ABC transporter permease, whose amino-acid sequence MAIAESRVETKVYMPQAPRPRLRLLEDERWLAFVLLLPTVVLLATFIAYPFLRGILLSVTDARVGVPGNFVGLANFYKILNDGIFRTSVYNTFLYTGVTTVFKLALGLWLAVLLNRNFRGKAFTRAFILLPFIIPTVLSTFAWKWMFDPTFSVLNWLLYHLGLITGRINWLGDPQLAMISIIIVNIWRGVPFFAISLLAGLQTISPELSEAAAIDGARPWQRFWYVTWPLLLPVTMVVVLFSVIQTFADFQIVYVMTGGGPANATHLFATYAYQIGIGTGLLSEGAAISLAMFPALFLVVIIQLLYIRRVEVR is encoded by the coding sequence ATGGCGATCGCAGAGAGCCGGGTCGAGACCAAGGTCTACATGCCACAAGCGCCGCGGCCGAGGCTCCGGCTGCTCGAAGACGAGCGTTGGCTTGCATTCGTGTTGTTGCTGCCGACCGTGGTACTGCTCGCCACGTTCATCGCCTATCCGTTCCTGCGCGGCATTTTGCTGTCAGTGACGGACGCACGCGTGGGTGTGCCCGGCAACTTCGTCGGCCTCGCCAACTTCTACAAGATCCTCAATGACGGGATCTTCCGGACCTCCGTCTACAACACCTTCCTCTATACGGGTGTGACCACCGTCTTCAAGCTGGCGCTCGGGCTATGGCTAGCCGTGCTGCTCAACCGCAATTTTCGCGGCAAGGCGTTCACGCGTGCCTTCATCCTGCTGCCCTTCATCATCCCTACGGTACTGTCGACGTTCGCCTGGAAGTGGATGTTCGATCCGACATTCAGCGTTCTGAACTGGCTCCTCTATCATCTTGGGCTGATCACCGGTCGGATCAATTGGCTGGGCGACCCGCAGCTGGCGATGATCTCTATCATCATCGTCAACATCTGGCGCGGCGTGCCGTTCTTCGCCATCAGCCTGCTCGCCGGGCTACAGACCATCAGTCCCGAGCTCAGCGAGGCCGCGGCAATAGATGGCGCAAGGCCCTGGCAGCGGTTCTGGTACGTCACCTGGCCGCTGCTCTTGCCGGTGACCATGGTCGTGGTGCTGTTTTCGGTGATTCAGACCTTCGCCGACTTCCAGATCGTCTATGTGATGACGGGCGGCGGTCCCGCCAACGCGACACACTTGTTCGCCACCTATGCGTATCAGATCGGCATCGGCACGGGCCTCTTGAGCGAGGGCGCCGCCATCTCGCTCGCAATGTTTCCGGCGCTATTTCTGGTCGTCATCATCCAGCTTCTATATATCCGCCGCGTTGAGGTGCGCTAA
- a CDS encoding extracellular solute-binding protein, whose translation MIMATTHCARESARMLSLMEAQSSERPAKPPSDRPRGSRSQWEECMTRITRRNVLKAGTALVGGMAGILATGRAPAFAQGTTVHWLRWNDFVPTSDQLLRKELLPAAEKALGLKINLETVNGNDLQPRITSAIQSGSGPDIVMLFNNHPQIYAESVIDLSDIAGRVSEAEDGYYDLCRANSDDGKKWISLPWAIVGAMIAYRKSWFDEVGSPTFPDTWEKYREVGKKLKAQGRPIGQTLGHTFGDAPTFSYPYLWSWGGTEVEKDGKTVNINKKEVIESVKFMTAFWKEAHDEGGLAWDDTNNNRAFLSQTICATLNGASIYLEALRNPDKYITEKGAQLRTDIQHAPLPKGPAGQFAMHTYFSHVIPNYSKNQDGAKALLKWIHTRANYEPWFVSQKGFATPPTHEWETHKLWDEDKVMTPYKIAGRLGQTPGYPLPTSGKKAAEVLTKYVITDMYAKAVQGSSAEDAVKWAEDELKKIYT comes from the coding sequence ATGATCATGGCGACGACGCATTGCGCGCGCGAGAGCGCGCGCATGCTCTCGCTTATGGAGGCGCAATCATCTGAAAGGCCCGCCAAGCCGCCGTCAGATCGGCCGAGGGGCTCACGATCACAATGGGAGGAATGCATGACGAGGATAACCCGACGCAACGTCCTCAAGGCGGGTACCGCGCTCGTGGGTGGCATGGCCGGCATCCTTGCCACTGGCCGGGCACCCGCTTTCGCGCAAGGCACCACGGTTCACTGGCTGCGCTGGAACGACTTCGTGCCGACGTCCGATCAGCTGTTGCGCAAGGAGCTGCTGCCCGCCGCCGAGAAAGCCCTGGGACTCAAGATCAATCTGGAGACCGTGAACGGCAACGACCTGCAGCCGCGGATCACCTCAGCGATCCAGTCAGGCTCAGGTCCCGACATAGTCATGCTCTTCAACAACCATCCGCAGATCTATGCGGAGAGCGTCATCGACCTGTCAGACATCGCAGGTCGCGTGAGCGAGGCCGAGGATGGCTACTATGATCTGTGCAGAGCCAACTCCGACGACGGCAAGAAATGGATTTCATTGCCCTGGGCAATCGTCGGCGCCATGATCGCTTACCGGAAATCGTGGTTCGACGAGGTCGGCTCCCCGACCTTCCCGGACACTTGGGAGAAGTATCGCGAGGTCGGCAAGAAGCTCAAAGCCCAGGGCCGGCCGATCGGTCAGACTCTTGGCCACACCTTCGGCGACGCGCCGACCTTCAGCTACCCCTATTTGTGGTCATGGGGCGGCACGGAAGTCGAGAAGGATGGCAAGACCGTCAATATCAACAAGAAAGAGGTGATCGAGTCCGTCAAGTTCATGACGGCCTTCTGGAAGGAAGCCCATGACGAGGGCGGCCTTGCCTGGGACGACACCAACAACAACCGGGCGTTCCTGTCGCAAACGATCTGCGCCACGCTCAATGGTGCGTCGATCTACCTCGAGGCGTTGCGCAACCCAGACAAGTACATCACCGAGAAAGGCGCGCAGCTCAGAACTGACATCCAGCATGCGCCGTTACCCAAGGGCCCGGCGGGCCAATTTGCCATGCATACCTACTTCTCTCACGTCATTCCGAACTATTCGAAGAATCAGGACGGTGCGAAGGCGTTGCTGAAGTGGATCCATACACGAGCGAACTACGAGCCGTGGTTCGTCTCCCAAAAGGGCTTTGCGACGCCTCCGACCCACGAGTGGGAGACGCACAAGTTATGGGACGAAGACAAGGTCATGACGCCCTACAAGATCGCCGGCCGACTCGGCCAGACGCCCGGCTATCCTTTGCCCACGTCGGGCAAGAAGGCCGCTGAAGTGCTCACCAAATACGTCATCACCGACATGTACGCCAAAGCCGTACAGGGCAGCAGTGCGGAGGATGCCGTGAAGTGGGCGGAAGATGAGCTGAAGAAGATCTACACCTGA
- a CDS encoding ABC transporter substrate-binding protein, producing the protein MKAAAAALAAGLALSAFSGSAQAQISDDVVKIGVLTDMSSLYADATGKGSLAAVQMAVADYGGKVKGKPIEVIAADHQNKPDVGINIARNWYDNDKVDAIFDVPTSSVALPISALTREKNKIHINSGGGSSDITGIACSPNTVHWTYDTYALANVAGRAMVKRGEDTWFFITADYAFGMALERDAANVVKESGGKVLGDVRHPLNSSDFSSFLLQAQASKAKVIGLANAGGDTTNALKQASEFGITQGGQKMIALLQEITDTHALGIKATQGLIVTDAFYWDMNDETRAFSNRFNEKVGHMPSMIQAGLYSATMHYLKAIEAIGTDEAPKVMAQMRATPINDFFAKNGKIRIDGRMVHDMYLFEVKKPEESKGEWDLYKLIATVPGDEAFRPLDKGGCPLVKTN; encoded by the coding sequence ATGAAAGCAGCCGCTGCCGCGCTCGCGGCGGGCCTGGCCCTGTCGGCCTTTTCCGGTTCCGCGCAGGCGCAGATTTCCGACGACGTCGTCAAGATCGGCGTTCTCACGGACATGTCGAGCCTCTATGCCGACGCCACCGGCAAGGGCTCGCTCGCCGCGGTGCAGATGGCGGTCGCCGACTATGGCGGCAAGGTCAAGGGCAAGCCGATCGAGGTGATCGCGGCCGACCACCAGAACAAGCCCGACGTCGGCATCAACATCGCGCGCAACTGGTACGACAACGACAAGGTCGATGCGATCTTCGACGTGCCGACCTCCTCGGTGGCGCTGCCGATCTCGGCGCTGACGCGCGAGAAGAACAAGATCCACATCAATTCCGGCGGCGGCTCCTCCGACATCACGGGCATCGCCTGCTCGCCGAACACCGTGCACTGGACCTACGACACCTATGCGCTTGCCAACGTCGCCGGCAGGGCGATGGTGAAGCGCGGCGAGGACACCTGGTTCTTCATCACCGCCGATTATGCCTTCGGCATGGCGCTGGAGCGCGACGCCGCCAATGTCGTCAAGGAGAGCGGCGGCAAGGTGCTCGGCGACGTCCGCCATCCGCTCAACTCGTCGGACTTCTCCTCCTTCCTGCTGCAGGCGCAGGCCTCCAAGGCCAAGGTGATCGGGCTGGCCAACGCCGGCGGCGACACCACCAACGCGCTGAAGCAGGCCTCGGAATTCGGCATCACCCAGGGCGGCCAGAAGATGATCGCGCTGCTGCAGGAGATCACCGACACCCACGCCCTCGGCATCAAGGCGACGCAGGGGCTGATCGTCACCGACGCCTTCTACTGGGACATGAACGACGAGACGCGCGCCTTCTCAAATCGCTTCAACGAGAAGGTCGGACACATGCCGAGCATGATCCAGGCCGGCCTCTATTCGGCGACCATGCATTACCTGAAGGCGATCGAGGCGATCGGCACCGACGAGGCGCCGAAGGTGATGGCGCAGATGCGCGCCACGCCGATCAACGACTTCTTTGCCAAGAACGGCAAGATCCGGATCGACGGCCGCATGGTGCACGACATGTACCTGTTCGAGGTCAAGAAGCCTGAGGAATCCAAGGGCGAGTGGGACCTCTACAAGCTGATCGCCACCGTGCCCGGCGACGAGGCGTTCCGCCCGCTGGACAAGGGCGGCTGCCCGCTGGTGAAGACGAACTGA
- a CDS encoding dodecin domain-containing protein encodes MSESVYKVIELIGTSKDSWEKAAANAVEQAAKTLRELRVAEVRELDLQLDAKGKIEAYRAKLNVSFKFEGS; translated from the coding sequence ATGAGTGAGAGCGTCTACAAGGTCATTGAACTGATCGGTACCAGCAAGGATTCCTGGGAGAAGGCCGCAGCCAATGCGGTCGAGCAGGCGGCAAAGACGCTGCGTGAGCTTCGCGTTGCCGAAGTCCGGGAGCTTGACCTTCAACTTGACGCCAAGGGCAAGATCGAAGCCTACCGCGCCAAGCTCAACGTCTCCTTCAAGTTCGAAGGTTCGTAG
- a CDS encoding PRC-barrel domain-containing protein: MLAKYLATGVVGSALLASVAFAQTPTTTSDKAGMAMQESTLKGDWRASKVIGLKVYNDNNENVGSINDLLVDKSGNIKAAVIGVGGFLGVGEHLVAVSFDKLKFSDQPVTYTGASNSTGNRPAPATTTGSAKDSTATTPTASSKPNPWYPDHAVFNATKDDLKAMPEFKYSTE, from the coding sequence ATGTTGGCGAAGTATCTTGCGACCGGCGTCGTCGGGTCGGCGCTGCTTGCTTCAGTTGCGTTCGCACAAACTCCGACCACGACCTCCGACAAGGCCGGCATGGCGATGCAGGAATCCACGCTCAAGGGCGACTGGCGCGCGTCCAAGGTCATCGGCCTGAAGGTCTATAACGACAACAATGAGAATGTCGGTTCGATCAACGATCTCCTGGTCGACAAGAGCGGCAACATCAAAGCTGCCGTGATCGGCGTCGGCGGCTTCCTCGGCGTGGGCGAGCATCTGGTCGCGGTGTCCTTCGACAAGCTGAAATTCTCTGATCAGCCGGTGACCTATACCGGCGCGTCGAACAGCACCGGCAACCGCCCGGCACCGGCCACGACGACCGGATCGGCCAAGGACTCGACCGCAACCACCCCGACGGCGAGCTCGAAGCCCAATCCGTGGTATCCCGACCACGCGGTGTTCAACGCGACCAAGGATGACCTGAAGGCGATGCCCGAATTCAAGTATTCGACAGAGTAG
- a CDS encoding PRC-barrel domain-containing protein → MSRPHPLIASDRVEGTAVRRPSGDLVGHIERLMIDKITGQVSYAVLSFGGFFGLGSKLLPVPWGKLSYNTRFEAYELDISESELRNAPSFGADQDFDWGDRSQEAALHRYYGIPPYWGGF, encoded by the coding sequence ATGTCCAGACCGCACCCCTTGATCGCGAGCGATCGTGTCGAGGGCACTGCGGTGCGACGGCCGAGCGGTGACCTGGTCGGCCACATCGAGCGGCTGATGATCGACAAGATCACCGGCCAGGTGTCGTATGCCGTGCTCTCGTTCGGCGGCTTCTTCGGGCTCGGCTCGAAGCTGCTGCCGGTGCCCTGGGGCAAGCTCAGCTACAACACGCGCTTCGAGGCCTACGAGCTCGACATCAGCGAAAGCGAGTTGAGGAACGCGCCGTCGTTCGGCGCCGACCAGGATTTCGACTGGGGCGATCGGTCGCAGGAAGCGGCGCTGCATCGCTACTACGGAATCCCGCCCTACTGGGGCGGCTTCTGA
- a CDS encoding transglycosylase SLT domain-containing protein: MKRLLIATGLVFASALQAAHAGQKEQFDAMVAAHAQANNVPEALVHRVIVRESRYNPGLVGRGGTIGLMQIKLATARGLGYTGDAAGLRDPETNLTYGVKYLAGAYHAAHGDHGRAVHYYASGYYYAAKRARVAEARASAPLVLESAPRKERLRRARTQVPGAY, encoded by the coding sequence ATGAAACGTTTACTGATTGCTACAGGCCTCGTTTTCGCGAGCGCGCTACAAGCCGCACATGCCGGACAGAAAGAGCAATTCGACGCGATGGTCGCGGCGCACGCGCAGGCCAACAACGTACCGGAAGCGCTGGTGCATCGGGTGATCGTGCGCGAGAGCCGCTACAATCCCGGCCTCGTCGGGCGCGGCGGCACCATCGGTCTGATGCAGATCAAGCTCGCGACCGCGCGCGGCCTCGGCTACACCGGCGACGCTGCGGGCCTGCGCGATCCCGAGACCAACCTCACCTATGGCGTCAAATACCTCGCCGGCGCGTATCACGCCGCCCACGGCGATCACGGCCGCGCCGTCCATTATTATGCGAGCGGCTACTACTACGCCGCCAAGCGCGCGCGCGTGGCCGAGGCGCGCGCCTCCGCCCCGCTCGTGCTTGAGAGTGCACCGCGAAAAGAAAGGTTGAGGCGCGCCAGGACCCAGGTTCCCGGCGCGTACTAG
- a CDS encoding FAD-dependent oxidoreductase produces the protein MYQNIRPGGQTAVSIIGAGIAGAWHALLFAQAGHAVTLHERGDATMTESTSHFAGGMLAPWCEAESSEPVIARLGIRSLDLWRQHFPNTPFNGSLVVAHARDRADFERFARLTSNHRRLDARALSELEPSLEGRFREGLFYPEEGHVEPRRVLPELHARIAALGATIRFGSEARAADLDGVVIDCRGLFARDAQCELRGVKGEMIVIETDEVTLARPVRLIHPRFSLYVIPRGDGRFMLGATSIESEDTGVSVRSALELLGAAYAVHPAFGEARIVEFGSGLRPAFPDNLPRIAINNEKIAVNGLYRHGFLLAPALAELSLGYVARGEIDNEVMQCA, from the coding sequence ATGTACCAGAACATCAGGCCGGGCGGGCAAACCGCCGTTTCCATCATCGGCGCAGGCATTGCTGGCGCCTGGCATGCGCTGCTGTTCGCGCAGGCCGGCCACGCCGTTACCCTGCACGAGCGCGGTGACGCCACGATGACGGAATCCACAAGCCATTTTGCCGGCGGCATGCTCGCGCCCTGGTGCGAGGCGGAAAGCTCGGAGCCGGTGATCGCAAGGCTCGGCATCCGCTCGCTCGACCTGTGGCGGCAGCACTTCCCGAACACCCCGTTCAACGGCTCGCTGGTGGTGGCGCATGCCCGCGACCGCGCCGATTTCGAGCGCTTCGCCCGGCTCACCTCCAATCACCGGCGGCTCGACGCGCGCGCCTTGAGCGAGCTTGAGCCGTCGCTGGAGGGCCGCTTCCGCGAGGGCCTGTTCTACCCCGAGGAGGGCCATGTCGAGCCGCGGCGCGTCTTGCCCGAGCTGCATGCGCGCATTGCGGCGCTGGGCGCCACCATCCGCTTCGGCAGCGAGGCCAGGGCTGCTGACCTCGACGGCGTCGTGATCGACTGCCGCGGGCTTTTCGCCCGCGACGCGCAATGCGAACTTCGCGGCGTCAAGGGCGAGATGATCGTGATCGAGACCGACGAGGTCACCCTTGCCCGCCCGGTGCGGCTGATCCATCCGCGATTTTCCCTCTACGTGATCCCGCGCGGCGACGGCCGCTTCATGCTGGGGGCGACCTCGATCGAGTCGGAGGATACCGGCGTCAGCGTCCGCTCGGCGCTGGAGCTGCTGGGCGCCGCCTATGCCGTGCATCCGGCCTTCGGCGAGGCGCGCATCGTCGAATTCGGCTCGGGCCTGCGCCCGGCCTTCCCCGACAATCTGCCGCGCATCGCGATCAATAACGAGAAGATCGCGGTGAACGGGCTCTACCGCCATGGCTTTTTGCTGGCACCGGCGCTTGCGGAGCTTTCGCTCGGCTATGTCGCGCGCGGCGAGATCGACAACGAGGTGATGCAATGCGCGTGA
- the thiS gene encoding sulfur carrier protein ThiS has protein sequence MRVIVNGEERDIAASRVDALLAELDYEGTHFAIAVNYDVVPRGLWAATELNAGDEIEIITPRQGG, from the coding sequence ATGCGCGTGATCGTCAATGGCGAAGAGCGGGACATCGCCGCTTCCCGCGTCGACGCGCTGCTCGCCGAGCTCGATTATGAAGGCACGCATTTCGCGATCGCCGTCAACTACGACGTGGTGCCGCGCGGCCTGTGGGCGGCGACCGAACTCAACGCCGGCGACGAGATCGAGATCATCACGCCGCGGCAGGGAGGCTGA